From the Microbacterium thalassium genome, one window contains:
- a CDS encoding AraC family transcriptional regulator, translating into MSVVRGPVIRRVIDAARGAGARDELLASVGLSASASPLEAAKEIVGSDAYYDLLERVTASGDHTLPLRYAALLQPDDLGALGLGLKTAATVREALLRLGRYILVLSDTLEYELRPGDHPTLVMSRPSHRRGAQLANECALGAVVSVLRRITGVEIRPELVTFRHPGPASTTDHEAFFGCSVDFDADGNAIVFTPETLATPTQLGDEGLSAFLLAELDDLKRSSADRSLESRVYSAVTDALPDGVPRRAHIARRLGMSERTLHRRLADEGVSFASVARAAQLDAAEALLVQTENSLGEIAFLTGFSDQSAFSRAFRSHFGATPLAYRTSCASA; encoded by the coding sequence GTGAGTGTTGTGCGCGGGCCGGTCATCCGGCGGGTGATCGACGCAGCGCGCGGCGCCGGGGCCCGCGATGAGCTGCTCGCGAGCGTGGGGCTGTCGGCGAGTGCCTCGCCGCTGGAGGCCGCCAAGGAGATCGTCGGCTCCGATGCCTACTACGACCTGCTCGAGCGCGTCACGGCATCCGGCGATCACACCCTCCCGCTCCGGTACGCGGCGCTGCTGCAGCCCGACGACCTGGGGGCCCTCGGGCTCGGCCTCAAGACGGCGGCGACGGTCCGCGAAGCCCTGCTCCGACTCGGCCGCTACATCCTCGTTCTCAGCGACACGCTCGAGTACGAGCTGCGTCCGGGCGACCACCCGACGCTGGTCATGTCCCGGCCGAGCCATCGACGCGGTGCGCAGCTGGCCAACGAGTGCGCCCTCGGCGCGGTCGTATCGGTCCTGCGCCGGATCACGGGCGTCGAGATCCGGCCCGAGCTGGTCACCTTCCGCCATCCCGGCCCCGCATCGACCACAGACCACGAGGCCTTCTTCGGGTGCTCGGTCGACTTCGACGCGGACGGCAACGCGATCGTGTTCACGCCCGAGACCCTGGCGACGCCGACGCAGCTCGGCGACGAGGGGCTGTCGGCGTTCCTCCTGGCCGAACTGGATGATCTCAAGCGGTCGAGCGCGGATCGGTCGCTCGAGTCCCGGGTGTACTCCGCCGTGACCGACGCGCTGCCGGACGGCGTTCCCCGACGGGCCCACATCGCGCGGAGGCTCGGGATGAGCGAGCGGACGCTGCACCGGCGTCTCGCCGACGAAGGGGTGTCCTTCGCCTCCGTCGCCCGCGCCGCGCAGCTCGACGCGGCCGAGGCGCTGCTGGTGCAGACCGAGAACTCGCTGGGCGAGATCGCGTTCCTGACGGGCTTCTCCGACCAGAGCGCGTTCTCGCGGGCGTTCCGGTCTCACTTCGGCGCGACGCCGCTGGCGTACCGCACGTCGTGCGCGTCCGCCTGA